A single region of the Trichoplusia ni isolate ovarian cell line Hi5 chromosome 24, tn1, whole genome shotgun sequence genome encodes:
- the LOC113505048 gene encoding tyrosine-protein kinase-like otk produces MKCCKMCSKRSFLLVMLLLSGFEHIFGSEDVAHHSAHRVHYHKSSRRHRAIADGELRFEPEPYSKKLKLNSSGKIHCKVAGGVAPTVQWFLNEADPLPEGVSSSNGTLMVADAERRHSGQYTCKAVDGEKTITSKINLDVVVTPRILEPVAGQQLHVTVGQTAVLNCVASGDPPPTTHWDRNLTILGKQQEGVDTEDSVNATSARFLLMNNGTLIIRNVSAPDADQYGCTAGSAAGLDRNELQLIVHQEGELPPQESSGVAGKAVVVSISVAGAYMVLVLALMVYCRRRRLRRRQRGEKMELEMTEGREKLVEEGEEEKQKANGSAIQNGRLLGHEKDSGADNSEVSGISRASKKSGQYEHLSIPRTLLTEQITMGRGEFGEVLLAKIDMTQVNKLRNKDDGETEPKLRPVLVKALTTKDEIHLAEFRRQLDLFSRVRHENIVRLLGLCNEADPHYMLLEHTDWGELKKFLIATRSPEENAEYVSRVGAEHAPPAPARRAAPLAPQHRALLGAQLAAAAAKCALHRFTHRDIAARNCLITSKLQLKLSYPALTRGPDSHEYYKLHEQVIPLRWLPAEAVLEGDYSTKSDVYMFAVTVWEIYTKGELPFAKLNDNSVLERVKSGSLEWTIPDSMPEALGELLKRCWSKSPSDRPQFTEIYDELTVILQDITSESTSQKSQDKTEE; encoded by the exons ATGTGGCCCACCACTCAGCTCACAGAGTTCATTATCACAAGAGCAGCAGACGACATCGAGCTATTGCCG ATGGCGAGCTTCGCTTTGAACCCGAGCCGTATAGcaaaaagttgaaattaaacAGTTCGGGAAAAATACACTGCAAGGTTGCTGGAGGTGTTGCACCTACTGTACAATGGTTTTTG AACGAGGCGGACCCTCTCCCAGAAGGAGTGTCCTCCTCAAACGGCACCCTCATGGTGGCAGACGCGGAGAGGCGCCACTCAGGACAGTACACCTGCAAGGCGGTAGACGGTGAGAAGACCATCACTTCCAAGATTAATCTTGATGTTGTTG TGACCCCTCGCATCCTGGAACCAGTAGCAGGGCAGCAGCTACACGTGACAGTAGGACAGACGGCTGTGCTCAACTGTGTCGCCAGTGGGGACCCTCCACCCACCACGCATTGGGACAGAAACCTCACTATACTGGGCAAGCAAC AAGAAGGCGTAGATACAGAAGATAGTGTTAATGCAACTTCTGCGAG GTTTCTTCTCATGAACAACGGTACCCTCATAATCCGCAACGTGTCTGCCCCCGACGCGGACCAGTACGGCTGCACGGCCGGCAGCGCCGCCGGCCTCGACCGGAATGAACTGCAGCTTATTGTACATCAAG AAGGAGAGCTCCCCCCTCAAGAGTCGAGTGGTGTGGCGGGCAAGGCGGTGGTGGTGTCCATATCCGTGGCGGGCGCCTACATGGTGCTGGTGCTGGCGCTCATGGTGTACTGCAGGAGGAGGAGGCTCCGGAGGCGACAGAGGG GTGAAAAGATGGAGTTGGAGATGACAGAAGGGCGGGAGAAGTTAGTAGAAGAGGGAGAAGAAGAAAAGCAGAAGGCAAACGGCTCCGCCATACAGAACGGAAGATTACTCGGGCATGAGAAGGATAGCG GAGCAGACAATTCGGAAGTGTCGGGTATTTCGCGCGCATCTAAGAAGTCGGGACAATACGAGCATTTGTCTATACCACGGACTCTGCTTACTGAACAAATTACTATGG GTCGCGGTGAATTTGGCGAGGTACTCCTAGCTAAGATCGACATGACTCAAGTGAACAAGCTTCGCAACAAGGACGATGGCGAGACGGAGCCCAAGCTACGGCCAGTGCTGGTGAAGGCACTCACTACTAAAGATGAG ATCCATCTAGCGGAGTTCCGTCGTCAACTAGACTTGTTCAGTCGCGTGCGTCACGAGAACATCGTGCGTCTGCTCGGACTCTGTAACGAGGCCGACCCACACTACATGCTGCTAGAACATACTGACTGG GGTGAGCTAAAGAAGTTCCTGATCGCGACCCGCTCCCCCGAGGAGAACGCGGAGTACGTGTCGCGCGTGGGGGCGGAGCACGcgccgcctgcgcccgcgcgccgcgccgcgcccctcGCGCCGCAGCACCGCGCGCTGCTGGGCGCGcagctcgccgccgccgccgccaagTGCGCGCTGCACCGCTTCACGCACAG AGATATCGCCGCCCGTAACTGTCTGATCACCTCCAAGCTGCAACTGAAGCTATCATACCCAGCGCTCACCCGCGGACCAGACTCCCACGAGTACTACAAACTACATGAACag GTGATTCCTCTCCGCTGGTTACCCGCGGAGGCTGTCCTGGAAGGAGACTACTCCACCAAGTCTGATGTCTACATGTTTGCTGTCACGGTTTGGGAG atttacaCAAAAGGCGAGCTTCCATTCGCTAAGTTGAACGACAACTCTGTATTGGAGCGAGTAAAGAGCGGCTCCCTCGAGTGGACGATCCCGGATTCGATGCCCGAGGCGTTAGGGGAGCTACTT AAACGTTGTTGGAGCAAGTCACCGTCCGACCGGCCTCAGTTCACAGAGATCTATGACGAACTAACCGTGATACTACAAGACATCACATCCGAATCCACTTCACAGAAATCACAGGACAAAACTGAAGAATAA
- the LOC113505197 gene encoding actin-related protein 2, producing MDEKGRKVIVCDNGTGFVKCGYAGSNFPAFIFPSMVGRPIIRAENKIGDIDVKDLMVGDEASKLRSMLEVSYPMENGVVRNWEDMCHVWDYTFGPSKMNVDPRETKILLTEPPMNPTKNREKMIEVMFEKYEFDSAYIAIQAVLTLYAQGLISGVVVDSGDGVTHICPVYEEFALPHLTRRLDIAGRDITRYLIKLLLLRGYAFNHSADFETVRMMKEKLCYIGYNIEQEQRLAWETTVLVEPYVLPDGRVIKVGGERFEAPEALFQPHLINVEGQGIAELVFNTIQAADIDMRNELYKHIVLSGGSTMYPGLPSRLEREIKQLYLERVLKNDCDKLAKFKIRVEDPPRRKDMVFIGGAVLAEVCKNRDNFWLSRAEYQEQGISCLRKLGPRAS from the exons ATGGATGAGAAAGGAAGAAAAGTTATCGTTTGCGACAACGGCACAGGT TTCGTGAAGTGCGGATATGCCGGGAGCAACTTCCCTGCCTTCATATTCCCGTCGATGGTGGGTCGACCGATCATCAGGGCGGAGAACAAGATCGGTGACATCGACGTGAAG gatTTGATGGTAGGCGATGAAGCATCAAAACTTAGATCTATGTTGGAAGTCAGTTATCCAATGGAAAATGGA GTCGTTCGAAACTGGGAGGACATGTGTCACGTGTGGGACTACACGTTTGGTCCCAGCAAGATGAACGTGGACCCCCGGGAGACCAAGATCCTGCTGACCGAGCCCCCCATGAACCCCACCAAGAACAGAGAGAAGATGATTGAG GTAATGTTTGAAAAGTACGAGTTCGACAGCGCCTACATTGCGATCCAGGCGGTGCTCACGTTGTACGCTCAGGGACTCATCTCAGGCGTTGTGGTCGACTCAG GTGACGGTGTGACCCACATCTGTCCCGTATACGAGGAGTTCGCGTTACCTCATCTCACGCGGCGGTTAGACATCGCCGGTCGAGATATCACCAGGTATCTTATTAAG TTGCTATTACTCCGGGGCTACGCTTTCAACCATTCTGCGGACTTCGAAACGGTCCGCATGATGAAGGAGAAGCTTTGCTACATCGGATACAACATCGAGCAGGAGCAGCGCCTGGCGTGGGAGACCACCGTACTAGTGGAGCCCTACGTG TTGCCAGACGGGCGCGTGATCAAGGTTGGTGGCGAGAGGTTCGAAGCTCCGGAAGCGCTGTTCCAGCCTCACCTCATCAACGTAGAGGGGCAGGGGATCGCCGAGCTCGTTTTCAATACTATACAG GCAGCAGACATAGACATGCGCAACGAGCTGTACAAGCACATCGTGTTGTCGGGCGGCTCCACCATGTACCCGGGGCTGCCCTCGCGCCTCGAGCGAGAGATCAAGCAGCTCTACCTCGAGAGGGTGCTCAAGAACGACTGCGATAAGCTGGCG AAATTCAAGATCCGCGTTGAGGACCCTCCCCGGCGCAAGGACATGGTGTTCATCGGCGGCGCCGTGCTGGCTGAGGTCTGCAAGAACAGGGACAACTTCTGGCTGTCACGGGCTGAGTACCAGGAACAG GGTATCTCATGCTTAAGGAAACTCGGTCCCCGCGCCAGTTAA
- the LOC113505118 gene encoding CCAAT/enhancer-binding protein zeta, with protein MKHKRFEENILVDEAYTNYGQQDKNADTKKGQGIAKHFAETLEYEDKKKWYTQMPEEPVSVTKTLTQEQIEEVRKEASSALHGDTMAYETKSSRSGSSDHQWARTLLNKGAIGDRVAAATILIQDNPIYNLTALRNLINNVKPAKKKDGIIIIDALSELLITELLIPDIKLRTFDQHPLGHLDEMTSGNKQARRNILKMWYFEDQLKELYGTYVEALNKFAHDSVEANKEKAVSAMSYLLMHHPEREKMLLTNIINKLGDPCQAVASKVIYHLCQLLFNHPNMKAVVLADIEKMLFRSNISSRAQYYGVCFLNQFFLGKDDSKIAENLIRIYFSFFKASIKKGEIDSRLMSAILTGVKRAYPFANKERLVESASHIDAIHRLVHLAGINIAIHALALLYHISDASKGTADRYYTALYRKLTNSDIFSTSHSALLFSLIYKSLKNDTNVSRVAAFIKRLLQLSCYMTPAQACGMLFLISQVVKDTTKKEALRLVWTKKEIKEEIKEEEEPQEVEDKEENGTEETPMEVNDTVAEDDEVKVTDKRVDLLKGDKKDLLLDDDEEESYVDLKIDDQGNIKPKKRKKGVVTSSWFHAKVKTEGEVKDDAEEKELASKIQLKKSVNMDKEITEYNPVGRNPSFAGAHCTALLELLPLANHFHPTVKLFAERLIHDQIIQYSGDPLKDFAGIRFLDRFVFKNPKKRTELQADEGVKKVKGSHPKFAIRKNYTAKGLKSIAVTSASYLNEDASKVPVDERFLYDFLQKRRNVDADSDDDSDADSVNSEDFEQYLDSVTGSKAAAESDDEMDFLADLAATKQKRGNKKQDDDENEQLGSDDDEEDQGDDDEGEGDDGDEIEGDSDGELNISGDDEEPALSGEEDELLLEDSDDEDDKIDVPGAKSKKGKGKFKLKGSEDLGSLFASAEEFSTLLEDTATSKTQGSSQAVANTDNSSTKQLAWEENRDKWIKGYNRKILGNKGKKKHGNFKKNFNNDRKGSKMAEKGGKRKGGKVNGPGGKKRK; from the exons atgaaacataaaaggTTCGAAGAGAATATATTAGTGGACGAGGCCTACACAAATTATGGTCAACAAGACAAAAATGCTGATACAAAGAAAGGACAAGGTATTGCGAAGCACTTTGCCGAAACTCTTGAATACGAGGATAAAAAGAAATGGTATACTCAG ATGCCAGAAGAACCAGTTAGTGTAACAAAGACACTAACACAAGAACAGATTGAGGAAGTGAGGAAGGAAGCGAGCAGTGCACTACATGGGGATACAATGGCCTATGAAACTA AGTCAAGTAGAAGTGGATCATCAGACCACCAGTGGGCAAGGACACTGCTAAACAAAGGAGCCATCGGAGACAGAGTGGCTGCCGCCACCATTCTTATACAA GATAATCCCATTTACAATTTGACAGCcctaagaaatttaatcaacAATGTCAAACCAGCCAAAAAGAAGGatggaattataataatag ATGCACTATCAGAGCTCTTGATAACAGAGCTGTTGATCCCCGATATAAAGTTGCGGACTTTCGACCAACATCCGCTTGGACACCTCGATGAGATGACGTCAGGCAACAAGCAGGCGCGACGGAACATACTCAAGATGTGGTACTTCGAAGATCAGCTGAAAGAGCTGTATGGGA CTTATGTGGAAGCTCTCAACAAGTTCGCTCACGACTCAGTAGAAGCTAACAAAGAGAAAGCTGTCAGTGCCATGTCATACTTACTGATGCACCACCCAGAAAGAGAGAAA aTGCTtctaacaaatataataaacaagttgGGAGATCCGTGCCAGGCCGTCGCTTCGAAGGTCATCTACCATCTCTGCCAGCTGCTGTTCAACCATCCCAATATGAAGGCTGTTGTGCTGGCTGATATTGAGAAGATGCTGTTCAG ATCCAACATATCGTCCCGCGCTCAGTACTACGGCGTGTGCTTCCTGAACCAGTTCTTCCTCGGCAAGGACGACTCCAAGATCGCTGAGAATCTCATCAGGATATACTTCTCATTCTTCAAGGCGTCCATCAAGAAG GGCGAGATCGATTCCCGTTTAATGTCGGCCATTCTGACGGGCGTTAAGCGGGCATACCCATTCGCTAACAAGGAACGCCTGGTAGAAAGCGCGTCGCACATCGACGCTATACACAGACTCGTACATCTAGCCGGGATCAACATAGCTATACATGCTTTAGCGCTGCTGTATCATATATCTGATGCTTCGAAAGGGACGGCTGATCG TTACTACACCGCCCTCTACCGCAAACTGACAAACTCAGACATCTTCAGCACATCGCACTCCGCTCTCCTGTTTTCCCTAATCTACAAATCTTTGAAGAACGATACTAATGTGTCCCGCGTCGCTGCCTTCATAAAGAGATTGCTACAGTTGTCCTGCTACATGACTCCTGCCCAAGCGTGTGGGATGCTGTTCCTGATATCTCAAGTTGTTAAGGATACGACGAAGAAGGAGGCTTTGAGATTGGTCTGGACTAAGAAGGAGATTAAAGAG GAgataaaagaagaagaagaaccGCAAGAAGTAGAAGATAAAGAAGAGAATGGCACAGAAGAGACCCCGATGGAGGTTAACGATACAGTAGCAGAAGATGATGAGGTCAAAGTAACAGACAAGAGAGTTGACCTGCTAAAAGGAGATAAGAAGGATCTCTTACTGG ATGATGACGAAGAAGAATCATACGTAGACCTTAAAATAGATGACCAGGGTAACATAAAACCTAAGAAACGGAAGAAAGGAGTTGTGACGTCGAGTTGGTTCCACGCCAAGGTCAAGACTGAAGGTGAGGTCAAGGACGATGCTGAGGAGAAGGAACTGGCCAGCAAGATACAGCTGAAGAAATCTGTTAATATGGATAAG GAGATCACGGAGTACAACCCCGTGGGCCGCAACCCCTCGTTCGCGGGCGCGCACTGCACCGCGCTGCTGGAGCTGCTGCCGCTGGCGAACCACTTCCACCCCACCGTCAAACTCTTCGCCGAGAGGCTGATACAcg ATCAAATCATACAATACAGCGGTGATCCCCTCAAAGACTTCGCCGGTATCCGTTTCCTGGATCGCTTCGTGTTCAAGAACCCTAAGAAGCGAACTGAGCTGCAAGCGGATGAGGGGGTCAAGAAGGTGAAGGGATCACACCCGAAGTTTGCTATTAGGAAGAACTATACAGCTAAAG GTCTGAAGAGTATAGCAGTTACCTCTGCTTCTTATCTCAACGAGGATGCCAGTAAGGTGCCAGTCGACGAACGCTTCTTATACGA TTTCTTACAAAAGCGCCGCAACGTTGACGCTGATTCTGATGACGATAGTGACGCGGACTCTGTCAACAGCGAGGACTTTGAACAGTACCTGGACAGCGTTACAGGGTCCAAAGCTGCAG CGGAATCAGACGACGAAATGGACTTCTTAGCGGACTTAGCAGCTACTAAACAAAAGAGAGGCAATAAGAAGCAGGATGACGACGAAAATGAACAGTTGGGcagtgatgatgatgaggaagatcaaggtgatgatgatgaaggagAAGGCGATGATGGTGATGAAATTGAAGGAG ACAGTGATGGTGAACTGAATATATCTGGTGATGATGAAGAACCAGCGTTATCTGGTGAAGAAGATG AACTACTTCTTGAAGACAGTGACGATGAAGACGATAAAATCGATGTCCCAGGCGCCAAATCAAAGAAAGGAAAGGGCAAGTTTAAATTGAAAG GTTCAGAAGACCTCGGCTCCTTATTCGCATCAGCCGAAGAATTCTCAACTTTGCTTGAAGATACAGCTACAAGCAAAACACAAGGTTCAAGCCAAGCGGTCGCTAACACAGACAACTCGAGCACAAAACAACTCGCCTGGGAAGAAAACAGAGACAAATGGATCAAAGGATACAACAGAAAAATACTTGGTAACAAAGGAAAGAAAAAACATGGGAATTTCAAGAAAAATTTCAATAATGACAGAAAAGGTTCCAAGATGGCCGAAAAAGGAGGGAAGCGTAAAGGCGGGAAAGTGAACGGCCCGGGCGGgaagaaaaggaaataa